The proteins below are encoded in one region of Roseovarius bejariae:
- the fliE gene encoding flagellar hook-basal body complex protein FliE — MDIKPLSAVQKYAAARPATEAKPGAGGPGEALGDVARDFAATLRESEATAKAAMTGEADPHALVQALAQTELAVETAVTVRNKVVEAYQEILRMPV; from the coding sequence ATGGATATCAAACCTCTCTCCGCTGTTCAGAAATATGCAGCCGCCCGCCCCGCGACCGAGGCAAAGCCCGGCGCGGGCGGGCCCGGGGAGGCGCTTGGCGATGTCGCACGCGATTTCGCCGCCACCCTGCGGGAAAGCGAAGCCACCGCAAAGGCGGCGATGACCGGCGAAGCCGATCCGCATGCCCTTGTGCAAGCCTTGGCGCAAACCGAACTGGCCGTGGAAACCGCGGTGACGGTGCGCAACAAGGTGGTCGAGGCCTATCAGGAAATCCTGAGAATGC